DNA sequence from the Halorussus sp. MSC15.2 genome:
TTTTTATCGAAAGCCGTATTCATATAATTATCTCTACACACAAACACTCAACCGTAATCCTAAATTCCTACCTCATTACTTAATAGTGAATATTGGAATACTAATCAGCGCCATCTATGTAGGGTGGCAAAACCGGACCATAGCACCTATACTTGGTTTTCTCAAGGGAGTCTGTTCGATTATATTTGGAAATAGCGTGGAAGAAGAGTACTTACAATAGATGTGTGGGATTGCAGGGGTTCTTGATTCAAAATCACATCCTAGACAAACCGACTTGGCCCGAATGAACGAAAGTATGGAGCACCGTGGCCCAGATGACTCCGGCATTTACTGCGACGGGCCTATTGGACTTACCCACAGACGGCTAAGCATCATCGACCTTTCGAGCGGTCACCAGCCGATTTTTAACGAGGACGAGTCAGTAGCAGTAGTGTTCAACGGTGAAATATACAACTATACGTCACTACGCAGCTCTCTATCAAGTGTCGGTCACACGTTTTCGACTGACACGGACACCGAGGTCCTCGTTCATCTTTACGAGGAACACGGGCCATCGTTCGTCGAGAGGTTGGAGGGGATGTTCGCCTTCGCTATATGGGACAGCGAGAAGGAGAGACTGGTGCTCGCACGCGACCGAATGGGAATAAAGCCACTTTTGCTCGCCTCAGATGATGATGCGGTCGCGTTCGCGTCCGAACTCCCCGCTCTACTCAAAGCCGAGGTAAACCACGGCGGACTTGACCGAACGGCCATCGCTCAGTACTTCGCGTTCGGGTTCATCCCCTCCCAACGGACTGCGTTTAAGAACATCACGAAACTTCGACCGGGGGAACTCGCCATCGTCTCCGAAGACGGAGTCCAGCGAGAATCGTTCTACTCACCATCGATTACCCCTCGCGAACCGGGTCTCGACACCGCGGCCACCGAACTCCGGGAGCGAGTTGAGCGGTCGGTTGAGAGACGACTGCAGAGCGACGTCCCACTTGGGGCCTTCTTGAGCGGCGGTATCGATTCGAGTATCGTCGTCGGGACAATGGCACAGATATCCGATGAACCGGTAAAGACGTTCACGGTCGGGTTCGATGAAGAACTGTTTGACGAGTCGTGGGCCGCGCGCGAAGTTGCTTCCTTCCACAACACCAATCACCACGAATTTACAGTTTCGCCGGACGATGTGCGCGAGTTGATTCCAAAAGTGGTTGGACGTCTCGGCGAACCGTTTGCCGACCAGTCGCTGCTGCCCACGTTCGTGGTTGCCCAGAAAACTCGGCAGAACGTAAAGGTCGCTCTCTCAGGTGACGGTGCCGATGAATTGTTCGCCGGATACGGGAAGTACCGCGGAGAGTATTATTCCCAGTACTATCGGACAATTCCGCGTTCGCTACGCCGACGACTTATTCAACCAGCGGTCGAATCACTTCCGGCCTCGCGGACGAACACGGTGGGTGAGTTCTCGCGTAAGGCGCAAAAGTTCCTTCGCGGCGGTCAGTCCGATACCGCAGCGCGCCATTTTGAATGGCTTCGCATACACGATAATTCTGCAGATCGTCTGTTCGACGATATTTCGCCGTCGGACGTGGGACGAAACGCGATTTCGGCCCAACACGCAGAACTGGAATCCTGGCTTCCTCCAAGTCGTCGCGATGCGTTGAGTCGCATGCAAGCTGTCGATACTGGCTTCAGTCTCCCGAACCAAATGCTCCAAAAAGTTGATACGGCGAGCATGTTCAATTCATTAGAAGTCCGAGTCCCGTTCCTCGATACCGCAGTGGTGGAGTACGCGATGTCGTTACCGACGTCGTACAAAATTACACCGCGAACTCAAAAGCGGGTGTTGATTCGAGCGTTCGAGGACCGACTGCCACGGTCGATTCTCAAACGTGACAAACAGGGGTTCGACATGCCAATCGGCGAGTGGTTCAAAGACGAACTCGCTACCGAGTTCTGCGAAACCCTCCGTTCGACTGATACCGAACTTCTCGATACCGACGAAGTTCGTTCGGTGTACACCGAACACTGCACCGGCAACCGCGAACACGGGAAGTTCCTCTGGAGCGTGTACGTTTTCTTGAAGTGGCTCAAACGGATGCGGACAGATGGTGTCCTCTAAAGCCGTTGCTTGATTTCACGCGTCGTCTCCGCGACTGTATCTTCCCACCGAAACCGTTTAGCAACTACATGCCGCCCTTGTCGGCCGTACTCCTCCTGTTTCGTTCTATCGCTCACCAAACTCCGCAACTCACGTCCGAACCCCAAAACGTCTCCCACCGGAACGGTCGCACCGGCTCTTTTGACGACTGGCGCAACCTGTTCCAGGTCGCTGGCAACAACTGGCGTTCCGGACGCGAACGCCTCCAGAACCGTTCGAGGCAGTCCCTCTGCGCGACTCGGTAGTACCAGTACGTCCGTAGATCGATACACGTTCGGCATCTCGTCGTAGGATACGTGGCCGAGAAAGGTGATGGACTCGTCTAGTCGTCGTTCGTCCACCTGTTGTTCCAGTTTCGATCGAAGCGGACCGTCGCCACAGAGATACAACTCCGCATTGGGGTACTCCTCGTGGACATTTTTGAACGCCTCGATGGCGTCTCCGGGTCGTTTTCCCTCTACCAACCGACCGACGAACAACACGACCGGACCGTCGGCATCTATCAACTCGCTTTCCGGCCCGTCCGGCGTAAATCTAGACTGATCAATACCGTTGGATACGACTTCGATGTCGGTCTGTACCCCGAAGTCGCGTACGCGCTCCTTGTCCTCGTCGGTATAGCAGAATACAACATCTGCGCTGTCAAAGGTCCACTTCCCGACCGTTTTCAGGTAGGCATCAAAAATCCACTCCGGTGCGGTCTGCGAGTAGAGTCCGTGATTTGTGATTGCTAGCGGTGTGTCACCTAGCCGCCGTTTCAGTGCGGCAAGGTTCGTCGAGAAGTAGAGGTGGGAGTGGGCGTGAACCACATCGTAGTTGTCAGCGCTTGCGAGAAACTTTGCCACGCCAGCAGCGATTTCGTTACCTAGCACGTTGATGGTCGGAGACCGACGAACGACGGTGTATCCGTCACGAGTATCTCGCCTGGGCTTTGAGTTGTCGTCCGTGACTGTCAAGACGGTCACGTCGTGACCCATTGCTGCCTGATCTCGGCTCATCGCGTGGACGTGGTACGTACCACCGCCGGGAACCTCCGGATAAACATTCTGTGCAACGCGGAGGATGTTCATGTACCCCGTCGTTCTTCTGCGAGAACGTAAAGCCGCCGATTACTTGACGAATGATTTCAAATCCACGAAGACTGCCCACACTTGCCTTACAACAATCTTCACGTCGAACCAAAACGACTGTTTCCGGACGTACTGGATGTCGTAGTGCAGTTTCTCCTCCGGTTGCTTGCCCGTCGCATCGTTTATTTGTGCCAGTCCGGTCAGCCCTGGCTTGATGAACCACCGCTTGCGCCACTCAACGACACCGGTTCGGATGTCGGCCTCCAACTCTGGACGTTCCGGTCGCGGACCCACGACGCTCATATCGCCCACCAGAATTGACCACAACTGTGGGACCTCATCTAAGTGTGTCTGTCGGAGGATTCGCCCGACCCGCGTCACTCGTGGGTCGACCTCTCCGGCGTCCTCGTCGCTTATCGTCGCTCCAGTCGCAGCCTCGGCGTCGGTTACCATGCTTCGGAACTTGTACACCTCAAAGGTTTCACCGAACTCTGCGGTCCGTTCCTGACTGTAGAACACCGGACCCGGACTGTCTAATTTGATAGCGACCGCGATAACTCCGATGAAGGGTGCGAACGCGAGTAGGCCGATGGCCGCAAACACCACATCGAATACTCGCTTGAACACGTAGTCCTGCCAGTCCCACGGTTCTAGGTCAATATCGATTACGTCGTCGTGCCCAGTGGTCGGCGTGGTGGTTAACACGTCATCTGCATGGTCACGGTGGACCTTCGCATCCACACCATGTTCGTAGCACGTATCGAGCGCCCCGAAGAACTCCGCGCGGTCGGGGTAAGCGAACGCCAATACTGCGGTATCGACGTCGTACTCGACCAGTACCTCGCCGAGTTGCGAGAGACCGCCAAGGCATTCGAGGTTGTCTGTCATCACGTCACCGCTCCCGTCGGCGATAGCAGGCGTCGTAACTTGGCGGTCATCTTCGGAGTAGTACGGACTTGGCGGCGAGACGTAGCCCACTAGCGGGACGCTAGTAGCGTCAAGTACGTCGCGAATCTCTTCGGGGTCATCACCGACGATGACCGCATTCACCTTCCGACTGGGCCGGTAGCCGATAGCGACAAACCACGCAGGAAAGACTACTAGCAATCCGACCACCGTTAGCATGAGCGTCGAACGCGGAAGTGGATAGCTGTAGTCGAAATAGCCGACAGTTGCCATCGCAAATCCGGCAACGACCACTCGCTTTTGAGTGAACAGAATTGTATCTAAAATCCGTCGCGGTCGGGGCTTGAACAGAGGAATTAGACTCATGGTGACAATAAGAGTGGTCGTAACTGTGGCTATGAGTAAATCGTTCCCAGATAACACGTCGGCAGGGAGTCGCCGGAACACCGGTATAACGGTTGTTAGCCACTGGACAGCCGGGTGGTTTGCGAAGATTACCACCCCGGCCGTTCCCAAAAGTGTACCGACGACACTCACGACTCGATACCGATAACCGGAGACCATCACGCTATGCAGCACAGTCAGTCAGCTTAAAAGCTATGGAGTGCTACTTAGGTGTGAAATTTGACTGTTCAT
Encoded proteins:
- the asnB gene encoding asparagine synthase (glutamine-hydrolyzing), translated to MCGIAGVLDSKSHPRQTDLARMNESMEHRGPDDSGIYCDGPIGLTHRRLSIIDLSSGHQPIFNEDESVAVVFNGEIYNYTSLRSSLSSVGHTFSTDTDTEVLVHLYEEHGPSFVERLEGMFAFAIWDSEKERLVLARDRMGIKPLLLASDDDAVAFASELPALLKAEVNHGGLDRTAIAQYFAFGFIPSQRTAFKNITKLRPGELAIVSEDGVQRESFYSPSITPREPGLDTAATELRERVERSVERRLQSDVPLGAFLSGGIDSSIVVGTMAQISDEPVKTFTVGFDEELFDESWAAREVASFHNTNHHEFTVSPDDVRELIPKVVGRLGEPFADQSLLPTFVVAQKTRQNVKVALSGDGADELFAGYGKYRGEYYSQYYRTIPRSLRRRLIQPAVESLPASRTNTVGEFSRKAQKFLRGGQSDTAARHFEWLRIHDNSADRLFDDISPSDVGRNAISAQHAELESWLPPSRRDALSRMQAVDTGFSLPNQMLQKVDTASMFNSLEVRVPFLDTAVVEYAMSLPTSYKITPRTQKRVLIRAFEDRLPRSILKRDKQGFDMPIGEWFKDELATEFCETLRSTDTELLDTDEVRSVYTEHCTGNREHGKFLWSVYVFLKWLKRMRTDGVL
- a CDS encoding glycosyltransferase family 4 protein, translated to MNILRVAQNVYPEVPGGGTYHVHAMSRDQAAMGHDVTVLTVTDDNSKPRRDTRDGYTVVRRSPTINVLGNEIAAGVAKFLASADNYDVVHAHSHLYFSTNLAALKRRLGDTPLAITNHGLYSQTAPEWIFDAYLKTVGKWTFDSADVVFCYTDEDKERVRDFGVQTDIEVVSNGIDQSRFTPDGPESELIDADGPVVLFVGRLVEGKRPGDAIEAFKNVHEEYPNAELYLCGDGPLRSKLEQQVDERRLDESITFLGHVSYDEMPNVYRSTDVLVLPSRAEGLPRTVLEAFASGTPVVASDLEQVAPVVKRAGATVPVGDVLGFGRELRSLVSDRTKQEEYGRQGRHVVAKRFRWEDTVAETTREIKQRL
- a CDS encoding sugar transferase, which gives rise to MVSGYRYRVVSVVGTLLGTAGVVIFANHPAVQWLTTVIPVFRRLPADVLSGNDLLIATVTTTLIVTMSLIPLFKPRPRRILDTILFTQKRVVVAGFAMATVGYFDYSYPLPRSTLMLTVVGLLVVFPAWFVAIGYRPSRKVNAVIVGDDPEEIRDVLDATSVPLVGYVSPPSPYYSEDDRQVTTPAIADGSGDVMTDNLECLGGLSQLGEVLVEYDVDTAVLAFAYPDRAEFFGALDTCYEHGVDAKVHRDHADDVLTTTPTTGHDDVIDIDLEPWDWQDYVFKRVFDVVFAAIGLLAFAPFIGVIAVAIKLDSPGPVFYSQERTAEFGETFEVYKFRSMVTDAEAATGATISDEDAGEVDPRVTRVGRILRQTHLDEVPQLWSILVGDMSVVGPRPERPELEADIRTGVVEWRKRWFIKPGLTGLAQINDATGKQPEEKLHYDIQYVRKQSFWFDVKIVVRQVWAVFVDLKSFVK